Part of the Triticum aestivum cultivar Chinese Spring chromosome 4D, IWGSC CS RefSeq v2.1, whole genome shotgun sequence genome is shown below.
GGCACAAGGATGAATCAGGCGACGTGCCGACGGGCATCCCCTCCTCCGGTGTGGTGTtggtgcttgcttttcctttgcaGCTTGACGAacgagagaaaggaaagacagagAGTCGGGTGGATGTTATGCTTCATGGGAGAAGATAAGGTGGAGGCGATTGGAGCGTTGGGCGGGACCAGAACGACACAGGGTGCACAGGGAGAGCGGCTTCCGGCGAAGAGTTTTCATCCAGCTTAATTTAAACATTTTCCATTCTCCAATCAAACGCGCGGATGGAGGAACTTTCCATGCATGCTTTTGGGCTTAGGGTCTTCGGGCCTACTCGCTGAAGGTCGGGCTTTTCAAAGCCCTGCCTGGAATCCAGCCCTCCCAATATTTTTCCAAGGTACCATGTATTTGGACAACCGTATGTAAATAAAGCCCACCTGGATTGCTTTCTAGGCTTTATGACATTGGATCAAAACATTCATTGCGGATGTATGATCGTCTAAAAAAATGCTGATGTATGAACTCTCACAATGACGATATAAAATATTACtctcttcgtcccataatataagagcgtttttgacactacactagtgtaaaaaccagagggagtagtaaatattGTAAAGAAGTCAAACACACAATGTATTTCCTCATGGATGGACATACTATGAAAGAAGGTGATTCGGTTTACTACGCCGTATTCCCTCAACAAAGAAACGCTAATTAAATCTTTTCTTTTTAAAATTTTCATTCGGTGACGGTAGCCGTGGATAGCTTCCTTTTCACCGTGGACATCATCTTGTCATCCCCGTCAATGATTCGCACCGACTTGAGGTTGGGGGGCATTGCCGCAGTCTGCAAATCTTGTTTTTGCCCCCTCTTCGAATAACCATATGGATAGTCTATCCACTGCATGCGCGAATACGTGATAAATTTAGTTAGTCCTACATTATTGACCATGGCTGAATTCAATATATGCAGTGAacgggggttatcctccttttcacAAAAAATGACGCAAttcaatattatgatatattaactCCATATGTGGAAAATGCCAGAGACTTTGCATACATGTGTTGTAGGCATTTTGTAGGAAGGAGCGAACGGTACCTCACAACTTTTGAGAGCAAGGCACTGGAGGGCAGGAGTGTTGTGCAGAAAATGCCAGAGACTTTGCAGTCTGTTTCCGAGGTCGCAGTCGTGGAGGACCAAGCTCGTGAGGTTGGGGAAGATGTAGCAGGACTCATACAGCACCGCCTGCAGAAGCTCGGTGGCGGCGACGTTGTAGTGTCGATAGATAGACGGCATGTTCATCTTCTCGTACTCATACTGTCTCCGTCAGCATGCGCAAAAACCAGTTAGTTATGGTGGATTGATCTCGATTCGATCAATGGGGAAGAAAGGAACGAGAAGATTTAGGGAGGTGGCAGTACCATGTCATCGAAGCCCGACAGGTGCAAGCTGGTGACATTGCATAGGGAGCCGAGGATACGGCTGAGATCGCTTACCAGCGACCTCGTGTCCTGTTGGTCTAGTTCGTCGCCGTCAGAATCGTCGCCGTCGCTGTCGTCGTCGTGGTCGTCGTCGTCTTGCCGAGGCTCGCCGATGTCCAGTACGCGGAGGGATGCGTGGGCGAGACAGGAGGATGATGCCTCGTCTACGGTGAAACTAACCGTGGTGAGGCGGGCGAGCCGGAACTCGAGCCTCAGCGATGCCAGGCGAGGTGCGACGATGCCGATGATGCTCCTGCGTCTTAGTCCACTTTGCCGGGACGCGTCGACGACGGTGAGGGTCCTTAGCGTGTCCGACGCGATCACCGACACCCCGGGCAGGAGGAGGACGTTACTGAGCTCCAGGTCTTCAAGGGCGGGGAGCCCGCCAGAGCCGAGGAGGCCCTCGGCGTCCCTGTGGAGGAGCACGTTGTCAAGGCGGAGCTTGGTGATGCGGCGGCCGCCAGCAGAGGAGAAGAGGGAGGGTAGCTTGATCGGGCCGCCGTCGCCGGTCACGTCGAGCTCCGCCGGCGACAGCCTCAGGCCGCGGCGAATCCACCTGCTGAGCATCGCCGTGCCGGTGCTGCTGCGTGGGCCTCCTGTATCCTGGCGATGGATGCGCAGGCGCAGGGTGTCCAACGCCGACCCCGTCATCAAGGCGGCGGAGAGGCTGCGGCGGGACAGCAGACTGTCGGCGAAATCCTCCAGCCTGGCCAGCGCCGCCTCAGTCTCGTGATCCGATGGATCGGAGACAACAATCGTGGGATTCCCATCGACTTGGACCAGGAAGTCCGCGGCGTCGATGTCGACGCAGGGGACGGCGCGCCAGAGCTGGCGCCACCGCCGCGACAGGGCGCACGTCTGCACGGCCTGCCGGGACCGGAGCTGCGAGAGGATGCCGTGGAGGAGGCAGTCCGGAAGGTTGCTCAGGCAGTCCGTGCCGTCACCTGCGCCTGCATCGGAGGAGGCCGCGCGCTTTCGTTTGCCGCCGGCGACTTCCATGGCGTCGGCATGCATACGTACGCAGCAGCTTAATTTCCTCTCAGACGCGTCTAGCAGGTCGATCTATATTGTTGGGATTAACCACGAGTCCTAGTCCGGTTTGGACAGGAACAAGTCTCCGTCGACGTGTGTGTTCGGTCGAACAAAACGGCGGCTGATTGTTTCGTACGTGCATGTCGCATCTACGTAGTACGTGAAGAAACGACCCACACCCACCAGGCTGTGTGCCTGCTTCGTGGGTACTGGGAATTTGTGTACGTGCGCATCAACGCAAGGAGGTCAATTGGCTAGCTCAACTCCGAGGCTCTTGCGTTGCGAGGAGGCACTATCTTTGCTCAACTCCGAGGCTTCTCGCATGTGGTGATGGAAACAGATTGTTTGAAGGTTGTTAACCTCTGGTCATTGTGTCACAATTCGAGGTCAATTGTGGTCAATTGTGGCGTCTATCTTCGAAGAAATTAAGGAAAGATCTTCGATTTTTGCCTCTTTTTCGGTTCGGCATGTTATGAGGGAAGCTAATGTTCCAGCAGATATATGTACTAAATATGCTACTAATCTAGGTAGCTCTGAGTGTTGCATAGAAGAGATCTCAGGTTCTTGTTAGTAACCTTGTGGCAAATTGTAACCGAATTTCCATTAAGCAATACAAAGGGCCTCAATTTCCAGTCAAAAACAAAACCCAAATGATAAGTGCACACGTCAGATACGTGGCACTTCGGCCCTGACGTTTTTCGATGGCAAATCCAGTCACGCAAGGATGACAATTTCCAATGACACGCGACAAGTTTCTGTCAAAAATAAACTGAAGCACGAAAGTTGCCATGCTTACTATCCAATGTTGCCATCGTCGTGTCACTAAACTTGCTGTCGAAAATGTtcagagttgccatgtgctcgtcCATGACGTTTGGTAATTATCAGGGTAAAAAGAAAGTACTCGTCAAGAGCGACGTCTGACGTACGAGCCGGGGCCTATGCCAACATATATATCTTTTCTATAGTAATAGTATGATTATGCTACACTTGGGGGATGTGTTTTCTTTTAAAGCTGATATATATCCATCCAATTCAATTTTGTGATGGGAACACGCTCCAACCGTGACAATGAGACGTCCCAGGAGGGGCCTGCCAGGTCCAGGCGCGAGAGGAAGCCCAACTCGCGCTACCAAGGCCTGGCGGGGTGCCCCTACTCAGGGCATTTCCTAAACGGCGCACGTTGCGCCAGGCGCCCGTTTCTTCGATTTCCTCAAACGGACGCACACCCGCGCGCCGCGCTGGGTCGGCCCATTTCCGAGCGCCCGTTTCTTCGATTTCCCccaaacgggcgcacacccccgCGCCGCGCTGGGTCGGCCGATTTCCCCTTTTTTTCCTGTTGAAACTATAGCAAAAAATAACGCTCGCAAGCGAGGGATGGAACACGGGATCGCTCGATTGACAGAGCAGAGCACTGGCCACCAGGATAGCGACGCGCTTGTGACTATAAActtctttccttttatttattctttctCTAGGTCGTTGGCTAGTCAGTTTCTGGgagttttttaattcctttttcattttttcttttctcgtttccttttctttttttattttcttaaatatGCGAACTTTTTAtcaaattcgatgattttttttctaaattaatgaactttttccgaaatcgatgaaattttttaaaaaaattgtgaaatCTAAAAAACTTTGATGGTCTTGTTTTCAAAATCGATTTTGttgtttttcaaaatcaatgaacttttcaaCTAATTTTCAGATTTACGTTAATGTTTCACTAAAAGAACGGTTAAGTATCACATTTTCCTATTTGCAGAACAACACAACGTGTTTCGTGTAGTGGTTCATGCGTTAGTGGACGAAAGACGTGCGAACCTGAGTTTGAAACCCAGCTTTAGCACTTGTTATTCATGTTTTTTTTTCGCCTCTTACTGTGATCGATCGAagttcacctgggccggcccagtagcgtGACGCTTCGGGCGCCAGAACTCGAAACCGGCGCTTCGGGGCGTTAAGCACATGTTTGTTGATATAGCGCATAGGGGCTCACGCGCATGGGCCGGCCCACGACTTGCCGCAACCATCACATGACTCGCTCGCTCGTACGATAGGATCGTCTACAGATCGCATTTTTCTGTTCGTTCTCTGGAAAAATCGTTTAGTATAGGCAGAAACAAATAGACCCGTtttttaagtatgtcaaaatttggtgaaataaaaaaatgtttgcgggTTTGAAAAAACTCACGagttagaaaaagttcatcaatttttaagaAAAGAAGTTCatatcttttgaagaaaagttcacaaattgggaaaatatcatcaattttgaaaaacaaatcttatattttgaaaaatttcatctattttggaaaagttcatcaatttttaaaaaatgttcatcgattttgacATAAAAATAAAGATGTCGAATATCAATTTttaaaagagttcatcaatttttaaaacaagctcacaaatttgagaaaaatttaaTCGATTTTGCaaaaagagttcatgaatttggaaaagttcatcaattttgaaaaataaaTTCATGAAATTAAATAAAGTTCAGGCATTTAGCCAAAGAatgagaaaaaaaaatgaaaaaaaatgaagaaaaccgTTCCAAAAAAGAGAATAAAGGAAAaggacaaaagaaaaaagaaaaaaagaaaagaaaaaataagaaagaaagaagaaaacaacgAAGAAGATGTAAATAGTCACATCAGATGTGGGAGCTGGTTGGTTAGTGCGGCTTACAATGAAGGAAGAAGTTGCAGGTTCGAATCCCGCCCACGGGCATAGTTTTTGCGGGATAAAAGCAGAAAAAggtaaatgggctggcccaactcgGGGGAGGGGATgttcaaccgtttgcaaagtgtactataacgggcgcttaaggcgcctTATAGGAAATGCCGGCCTGGCGTGGGTCCAATAAAGGAGGAAAACATCGAAGAATAAACCCCTGTACCGGTCGCCTGTGGCGTGTAACCCTTCTCCCACCTTCTGGCTCTATTCTCCCGGACACCCTTATTACTACTACTTCGATACTTGTATCTGAAATACTATGCTAGATCGAGTGATGATCCAGAGCTCGTTACCTTGGTTCGTGTCATTTGGTATCAGATTGCCACTCTCATCCCCACCACTTACAATTCTGGACCGTGTGTGCTCGTAGTCTCAAAGTGATCATGGCGAAGATGTATTTGCAAAAGCACATGGCGGCAGCGACGGAAGAGCCGAGTCACCATCGCCAAGGCGCTCATGGCGATCCAGAAGTTGCTGGATAATATGGAGCCCACGGTCTCTAAGATGGACCCGATGCTGCCGTCGCTCGAGCCCGCGGTGAATGTCTTGGCAACCTAGCAGTCAGGGGTCGACCACGCGGTGGACAGGCTGTAGACAGATCTAGGCGAGAACCGCACTGAGCTCGCCAAGATCGCGATCAGCCCCCTCTTCACCAACCCAATGACTAGCGGGGGAGTCCACCATGACGGACGCACCCTCTTCTAAACAATCACTCAGTGGCGACAACCATGGGAAAATTGGCCACGACACTTCACCAGCGACTCGGGGTTCGGTCCTCGGGAGCCCAGTGCTTTTGATGCTGATCCCGGCCAACGGTGAGTTTTGTACCCCTTTTCCTATTGTACCTCTCTCGGGCCCGGTGATGGTAGTGGTTCTTGTACTAGGAGTTGCATAACGTCTTCTCAGTTGGACTACCATGAGTTCAATGGGGATAACCCGACAGGTTGGTGCATCCAGTGTGATGTCTATTTTCACATTTGTTACATTGAACCGACAACATGGGTAGATACAACAGTAGTTCATTTCACAGGTGCTGCAGCTTTGTGGTTGGGATGGTCAAAAACTCATTTCAAATTTCCACAGTGCGAGTATTTTGTTGCTGCAGTCCTAAAAAAGTTTGGTAGATAATCATTTAAAACAAACTTGTAGTGTTCTATAGTATGCTAAGAATTTCAATGTATCCACGCATAGTTTGTTCTCATCATAGCTCTTGGGATCCTTTATTCTTTACTAGTTAGTTTATGGATGGATTGCAAAGTGATATTAATGTTTTTGCCATGTTACATCGTTCCCACGACTTGGAAACTGTTGTGGTTCTTGCTGAATTACAGGAAGAAGTGATGGACATTTTGCGGTAGGAAAATGGCGAGCTGGCCTTGCAACGACCAACCGCGGCGGCGGCAAAAGTGTCGCGGTTTTCTGCAAGACCTCCACTGTCAATTCCCATTTcctctacctccactatgaggtaTATAGCTAAACTTACTTTGCGTTCACCCATGGCTAGATCCGCCCATGAATTAAGGAACAAACAATTAATCTAATCACTTTCATCGAGCATTGGACTTAATAAATCTCATGACACCTAGTATTTGGCAACTTGTTGGATCACGGTATTGAACAATAGCTTCCCTTTATCTTAGACAGACATTGTTATCTTGTATAGCTGATCTGGTTTGCACCAGCTTGAGGTTGGAGGGCGCGACCCGTGTGCCATCTCCCAATCTTCATCTATCTCCCAATGATAAAGGCGGTGACACTATGGACACACACATACACATGATCGATCAAATGATGGCCAAACAAATTAACTAGCTATCTATATTGGCGAGGTTAAATGGATGAATGAATGTACAAACTTACCTCATAGATGAAGGATCACTTCAATAAGTACATGCAACAGCATAAGGAACTCATAATTAAAATATAGTACACGAGCTTTGGATGATTTGCAGCTATTATGGTGTATTCACATGTCTACAATTTTCCATGCAACGTGACATATTCTATTAAAGTGCCTCATTCATACACATTGGAGGTATTTTACCTATGATAAGGCCTCAAATTAGATAGCTGACACACAACTTTGTAATATACATGTGGTTACATGTTTCAACTCATATTTGGTGAATGCAATATAATTTCTCTCTCAAAATAAGCATTCGCGATGATACTCATGACTCCTAATCCGTTTTCCACCCTAGAGAAGTCCTCAagataaaataacaactttatacaTAAAAAGCTCGTCCGTATTTAACTTCGAGTCGGCGATAACTTGATTGAATCGGTTGCATACAATAAATACACATCAGTAGCTAGCCTCCTCAAATTACATGCTTAAATTAACATAAAGTATAACAATACTTGTTTCAATAAATACATTTTCTTTGATTGGTTTGCTGACCTTTTGAAATAGTCAAATCAACATAACTCCTCCAACCGGTCAATCAATAACCAACTTATTTTACTTTGATGAAAACTAGAACCATCCGAGGTGAAGTTTACTAGGATCATAGGGCGAAGTTGGGGGTGATGGCGACGCGGTGGCTTCGGGTACCTTGACAAAGCGGCCATTGACCCGTGGCCTGAGCTCGGCGTAAGCTTTTCTGGACTCGTAGCGGATTTGCTTGTCATagcgccgcctcttcctcttctccCTGTACCTCATCACCTTCGCCTCTCTCTCCTGCATCGTCGGATTATGGGCAGCCGCCACCATCATCTCTGTATCAATTGTCCTGATCGTTGCATTGCTAATAGTGCTGGTGAATGCACCCCCGCAGAATGGCACCTGAACATCAAGAGAAAAATAATCCTAAGAGTGCAGTTATGTACTTTTCTTGTCGGTAACAGATATGTACTTGATATTCCCTGTTTATGAAGTATAGTTGTTCTCTTATTAACCCGAAATTGCCCATTATCATTCAGTGGTGCACTTGATTGTAATCGTTCTAATTTTTTTAGACAATGGAAGAGAACAACTTCCCGGGCCTTTGTGTCCAAAGAAGCACACAGTCCAAACTCAATTGCTCTATGAATATATGTTTTAATTAGGTGTATTATGCACGTGCATACGTGTAGCCCTGTACCTCTATGCACGGTTTTATGAATTGCTAAAACTGTTTAACTTCATCAACAATTGTGATCTGGATCCATTTGTGAGGAACATGCCACCTCCATAAGATTGAGAGCAAGTAATTAAGTAGGCAATTTCCTGATGCAAACTAAAACAAAGAACTTGTTTCCATTTCGGGAGGTTTTGGTCTGTTTTGGACTTGATCTCAATCAGTTTAATGAACTCGGTAGATCGATCACCCGGCCACTACGAAAGCAATTATGGGAGTAGTATCAGTTATATATGAGCTATAAGCTTACAAAACTAGCTCAAGAGAAAATTTAAATACAAAATAGCATTCAAATTCATTAAATGACCACATAAAATGAGGAAGAGGGTGCATCGATCCAGTATATATATTGTCCATTTCACAAACTTTGTCAAGGAATTAACATGAAGGCGTGGACATATGTATTGCTTGACCCCATAAGGAGATTTGTTATATTATTTTCGGCATTTACTAGAGCTCAAACAAGAAGGGgggccttggcgcagtggtaaagctgttgCCCCGGACCCTGCCTACTAacgacccaaagtggtcggaccctatgcaccgggctgccctttagtAGAACTCAAACTTTCAGTATGACTGATTACCTTGTTAGTCAAATAAAATGAAATAAGTATATATGTGTGACTGAATGTGTGAGCGCCCATTCTTGTGCATCAACTGACAAGAAACTCAAACTTTCTGCCAGCATAAACACAAACTTTTTTTGAGATGGCGGGAGTATATGGAAATTAAGTAGGCGTGATTTTTGTTAGCAGGAGGTCCCATCGATCGGCAAGAGTTGGAACAATTAAGCAATAGTACTACTCACGATGGTggctcttggtggcgccggtggctGCAGCAGGTGAGCCGTGTGTTGTCCGCCCGCGTCCACCTCCAGCGTGAGCCTGCTGCTGTTCCCTGCAGCTGCTGTTTCATGAAATGGTGTGGTCCATGATCTGCGGTGGTGGCAGTTGGCCGGCGGTGGCGGTGGGTAGTCCGCTGCCGcaccatggtggtggtggtgctggcctTGGGCGAAGAACTGGTACTCGCACAGTCGGTGTTcctgatgatggtgatgatgatgaagaacggGTGAGTTCATGTGGTGCGGGCAGTTGCTGGCGCCGCACAAACTGCATGACATGGGCATACTGCAGCTAGCTCCAacgtttgcttgcttgcttgttcgTTTCTGGTGTGGTCTGGTGCGTGGAGTAGGAGAGatgtcgaggaagaagaagagacagcGATGAGTACTAACTACTAAGGCACCTTGAAATATCTAGGGCTGTACTGTGTCTCTCCCTCCTCCACTGCACTGCATATATGCAGCAATGAGCTGCAGACCAGACAAAATATTCGATCTGAGAATTAGCAAAAGACGAtggatcaaatcaaatcaaataggCCCAACTAATGACAGCGTCGGAATAGATACGATCCCTCGATCCATTTTTGATTTCTTTCTTTCTTACGCGGAGGAGCTGGAGCCATATGCACACCTTGCTTGCCGGGAATCTCCCACATGATATTATGTCCACGCAAGGCCACTGCTAGATATTTATAGCTTTTTGGATCACTGTCAAACAAAAAGGAGATGCTAACACAAAAGCCCGAGGTAGACAAACACAACACAATGGAAACCATGGCAATACTAAAATAGAAAAGTACTAGTTGTGGAACAATTAATTTTATAGTGTCGGTCCTATATATATGACTTTAGCAATGTCGATATATCTATTTTTTTACTTTTGACAGACAGTTGGTATTGGTTGTGTGCATCTATGCAAAGGCCACGTGTTACTCATCATGTTATGTATCCGTTTGGCGCTACATTTTTAGGTAACAAAAACACTCCTAATCATAAAAATATGAATGTCATGGGCGTGAATTTTATTTTTGCAAAGAGTCTTAAAACCATATATTAAGAATCACAAGACCTTACAAACACACCCATATAGAAAACAAAAATTACACTCAAAGCTTTAGGGGTGCcgaagtcttcttcctcctgcatccATCGGCGGCGCACTGTGAGCAAAGCTTACTGCCATCTTTGTGCCTCCATCTTGACGTAGCAAACTTTTTTTGAAACCCAACGAGCGGGAAGTCGTCAATGCAGACCAAGAGACGTCGGCGACGGTGATTTGCGAAGCAAATCGCCACCCCAGGTAAGAGAACGTCGATAAGGACATGTAGAAACTCTGAAGATCACGAAAGTTGACTGAATACAGACGAATCCACGGGAAACCTAAACCGATCGGATCCGGGAAGACCCGTTGACGGAGATAAAAAAATCACACACCCTCCATCGGTGGTGAGCACACCAACAGGGTATAGG
Proteins encoded:
- the LOC123100693 gene encoding MEIOTIC F-BOX protein MOF, producing the protein MHADAMEVAGGKRKRAASSDAGAGDGTDCLSNLPDCLLHGILSQLRSRQAVQTCALSRRWRQLWRAVPCVDIDAADFLVQVDGNPTIVVSDPSDHETEAALARLEDFADSLLSRRSLSAALMTGSALDTLRLRIHRQDTGGPRSSTGTAMLSRWIRRGLRLSPAELDVTGDGGPIKLPSLFSSAGGRRITKLRLDNVLLHRDAEGLLGSGGLPALEDLELSNVLLLPGVSVIASDTLRTLTVVDASRQSGLRRRSIIGIVAPRLASLRLEFRLARLTTVSFTVDEASSSCLAHASLRVLDIGEPRQDDDDHDDDSDGDDSDGDELDQQDTRSLVSDLSRILGSLCNVTSLHLSGFDDMYEYEKMNMPSIYRHYNVAATELLQAVLYESCYIFPNLTSLVLHDCDLGNRLQSLWHFLHNTPALQCLALKSCEWIDYPYGYSKRGQKQDLQTAAMPPNLKSVRIIDGDDKMMSTVKRKLSTATVTE
- the LOC123100694 gene encoding transcription factor GHD7 produces the protein MPMSCSLCGASNCPHHMNSPVLHHHHHHQEHRLCEYQFFAQGQHHHHHGAAADYPPPPPANCHHRRSWTTPFHETAAAGNSSRLTLEVDAGGQHTAHLLQPPAPPRATIVPFCGGAFTSTISNATIRTIDTEMMVAAAHNPTMQEREAKVMRYREKRKRRRYDKQIRYESRKAYAELRPRVNGRFVKVPEATASPSPPTSPYDPSKLHLGWF